In a genomic window of Deltaproteobacteria bacterium:
- the rpsO gene encoding 30S ribosomal protein S15 → MPLYGPRKQEVIAHYRRDEKDTGSPEIQIALLTRKIGDLTKHFEAHKKDHASRRGLLKMVGQRRRLLRYLQKSRKDRYSKLIEELGIRK, encoded by the coding sequence ATGCCTTTATACGGACCCCGAAAACAGGAAGTGATCGCGCATTACCGGCGGGACGAAAAAGACACCGGTTCGCCCGAAATTCAAATCGCCCTGCTCACCCGGAAAATCGGCGATCTGACAAAACACTTCGAGGCGCACAAGAAAGACCACGCTAGCCGTCGGGGCCTCCTTAAAATGGTGGGGCAGAGGCGGAGGCTTTTGCGGTATTTGCAGAAAAGCCGGAAGGATCGTTATTCAAAACTGATTGAGGAGCTTGGAATCCGGAAGTAG